The nucleotide window TAGTTCGCAAGAATTGTAACCGAGTTGCTTTTTTTTTACAGGATCAAGCAGATCTTTTTCAGTCTTAGATTATTCTTTCTCAGGCTCAGGCTGGCGAGTAGTGATGCTCAGGTGTGCAAACCCCAACTGGCCTGCAGCATCCATGGCTTGCACAACAGCCTGATGCGGTGTTTTAGCATCAGCAGTAATCACCAGAGGGACTTTATTATTACCTTCTGAGGTTTTTTCCAAAGCAGATTTTAAGGTTGCAACCTTCGAATTCACCAAAGCTTTGCCATTTATCGAGTAACTACCTTCTGCACTGATTAAAATTTCGATTTGTTCTGGCAGCTCACTACTTTGTTCGCCAACCGCTTCCGGCAAGTCCACACTCAGGTGTGTTTCTTTGGTAAAAGTTGTGGAAACCATAAAGAAAATCAGTAGCAAAAATACCACGTCAATTAGCGGAGTCAGGTTAATCCCTTGATCTTCAACTTTCTGGCGATGAAATTTCACTGTGACGCGCTCCCGCCTTAAACAACTTTCACATCAACACGGCGATCGCTGTGCAATGCATCGACTAACTTG belongs to Cellvibrio sp. pealriver and includes:
- a CDS encoding biopolymer transporter ExbD, producing MKFHRQKVEDQGINLTPLIDVVFLLLIFFMVSTTFTKETHLSVDLPEAVGEQSSELPEQIEILISAEGSYSINGKALVNSKVATLKSALEKTSEGNNKVPLVITADAKTPHQAVVQAMDAAGQLGFAHLSITTRQPEPEKE